The proteins below come from a single Miscanthus floridulus cultivar M001 chromosome 1, ASM1932011v1, whole genome shotgun sequence genomic window:
- the LOC136471875 gene encoding uncharacterized protein, whose protein sequence is MAKVTPLLAAGSCTAITAPPSSRKSTAGLFCSRIVSKRARITAKLGGDGELKPPGKKKFITREEEPEQYWQTAGEREGENPMMTPLPYIIIFGMSTPFVILAIAFANGWIKVPVR, encoded by the exons ATGGCCAAGGTAACTCCTCTCCTCGCCGCCGGGAGCTGCACTGCGATCACAGCCCCACCATCGTCGAGGAAAAGTACTGCCGGTTTGTTCTGCAGTCGCATCGTCAGCAAGCGCGCCAGGATAACAGCGAAGCTTG GAGGAGATGGCGAGCTGAAGCCTCCAGGCAAGAAGAAGTTCATCACCAGGGAAGAGGAGCCAGAACA GTACTGGCAGACCGCAGGGGAGAGGGAGGGCGAGAACCCCATGATGACACCCCTGCCTTACATCATCATCTTTGGTATGTCCACCCCCTTCGTCATCCTCGCCATCGCCTTCGCCAATGGCTGGATCAAGGTCCCTGTGCGATGA
- the LOC136471883 gene encoding uncharacterized protein has product MAAPSPSPVEAAPPLEAAAAAEEDEWDADGYVIPNLPTQDSDVTEPSVPKEKDPEPLQAKDEKIYLGPHGAPPSQAKQQELNTVGRKQRFRNKLKEADRKFTGNAQENKVESLRELMGARASGTSMPKSSLRDWLDPHCHESEFDRKPTR; this is encoded by the exons ATGGCCGCCCCTTCCCCCTCGCCGGTGGAGGCGGCCCCACCGCttgaggccgccgccgccgccgaggaagaCGAGTGGG ATGCTGACGGATATGTTATTCCTAATTTGCCCACTCAAGATAGTGATGTGACTGAGCCTAGTGTCCCCAAAGAAAAAGATCCTGAACCTCTACAG GCAAAGGATGAGAAAATATACCTGGGACCTCATGGAGCTCCACCATCTCAAGCAAAGCAGCAGGAGCTGAATACTGTTGGCCGTAAGCAGCGTTTCCGGAACAAGCTGAAGGAAGCAGATAGGAAATTCACTGGCAATGCTCAAGAGAACAAGGTGGAGAGCCTAAGGGAGCTCATGGGTGCTAGAGCAAGTGGTACCAGCATGCCAAAGAGCTCCCTTCGTGATTGGCTCGACCCGCACTGCCATGAATCTGAATTCGACAGAAAACCAACTAGGTGA